GTCATGCTTTTTATTGGGTATTTGCTTATTGACCTTGACTACTCCCTTCTTGTTGCGATTTTTGCCATGTTTACAAATGTCATCCCGTTTATCGGTCCGATTCTTGCGATTATTCCTGCAATGATTATTGCGTCGATCGATTCACCGATGATGGTGGTAAAAGTCCTCATGGTTATGATTGTCGTCCAACAGATTGAGGGACACATTATTTCACCTCAAGTGATGGGGAAAAGGCTAGAAATCCATCCGCTCACGATCATATCCTTGTTACTTGCAGCAGGACGTATAGGAGGGGTTCTCGGGTTAATCATCGCGGTTCCCGTGTATGCGGTCATTAAGGTAATTGCCCACCATAGCTACCGGTTATGGAAGCTGAGAAAAGAGAAATCGATCGAGGAAAAAATCATCAAGGGGGAAAACAAAGATGAAACAAAGTCATATAATGACGCCATTTTTTAACTGGATGTGGCTAGAAAGTTTCATGTTTATACATGAACGGGTAAATAACAGGAAAGAAGTATGGGAGGGAAAATAAATGTTATCAAAAGAAGAGCTGAGCTATTTTAAGAAAAAGTTACTACAACTGAAAGAAGAAACCATTCAAATGGTAGAAACCAATGAGCCTTTATCGTTCGAGGATTACGGTGAATTAACCAGCTATGATAATCATTTTGCCGATACGGCCACACAATTGGAAGAACGAGAAAGACAAAGGGTTTTGCATGAGACAGCAAACAATCTCCTCGAAGAAGTGAATGAGGCGTTGGAGCGGATTAAAACAGGTTCTTTTGGCGTTTGTGTCGATACTGGAGAACCGATTCCCTATGAAAGGCTAAAAGCTCTGCCGTATGCCAAACGAACGGTAGAGGCGCAAAAAGAGCAGGAGAAAGAGAGAATGGTAAGCCCTCCGGAGGATCCGTCTTTTTTAACCCCAGAGGAAGATGTAAGAGGAGATAAGCGGATTCAAACCGTAGATGAATTGATCAGCGTGCATGGTAACTCATCTTCCTAAAATTTATTGGAAATGTCTTCTTTTCGAGTGAAAGGAAGACATTTTTACGTTGAAAGGAATTGCTAGTCGAAGAGGAAATAAAAAGGGCTGGGGTTCTAGGACCCCAGCCGCTGCTCGATTATTGAATTTTCTCATTGTAAAATTGAACGGAATATTGTGCTCCCTCACTCACCATATCATTATCGGGAAAGTCCTTCGGGTGAGGATTTCCGCCCTTATCAATCGGAAGCTGCTCCGACTTGGCGTATACGTTCGGTTTCACCTTACGTTTCAAGTCTCTTAGCATACTTTCAGCTTTAATTCGGTTAGGTTTGTTTGATAGCCATACTGCTGACGCTCCAATTCCTACTGCTACCAGCGAGCTCATACTTAGGACTTTATTCATCATTAAAACCTCCTTAGAATGTGGACTTGTTTTGTACATACCCGTTTCATTTCACACTTAAACATTTTTTTACGTTTGGTTTACTCTTTTTAGGGGAATCAAAGGATTGGTATGGAAGGAGGTAGTAGTATGGAGAAAAATATCAATTTTGATCAATGGAAATGGGTTCAATTAACTAAAAATGAGCTGAATGCGGTATGGGATAAGGAAACACTGCTATCAAGCTGGTTAATGAGCGTTCGGAAAAATAACAACAATTGCGTAAAAGTGCACGGGATGATCGATGGCGAAAGAGTCGTGAATGGGTCGCTTATTTATCGCCAAAATGTCGATGAGGAAGAAGACCATCGAATTTTTCATTTCTATCTAACCTGCAATACATTATTTACCGTTGATTTAGAGTTTACCTCTTTTAAAGAACTTTCCCCAGAAGTCATGCTGCGGCAGCTTAATAAAGCGGAGAATGCGGTAGATGGCTTTTTATTTTTGTTAGGGGAACTGGTTAATGACTTACTGGGCGAGATTGACCAGTTTGAGGAGTCACTCTATAAGCTGATGTGGGGTGTTAAAAAGAGGAATGAAATGCGGATTTTGGAACATGTCTTTCATCAGCGGCATGAACTGTTGGTTTGTAAAAATCTGTTGATTCCGATTCAGGAGCTGAAGATGGCAATAGATGAAACGAATTTTCCTGCAGTTAATAACGGAGAGATTTTTATCCGGACCTGCAAACGGATTGACCGGGCTAATGTGTTGTTGAGGGAGTATGAGGAGGAGTTAGATTCGATTATTCATTTGGAAGAGGTGATTTCCTCTCATCGAGGCAATGAAATTATGAAAACCTTAACAGTTCTGACGATTATTTTTACCCCGATAATGGCGTTGGGGGCGCTGTGGGGAATGAATTTTAAACATATGCCTGAGCTCGGATGGAGATATGGTTACCTTGTTGCTATTATTTCGATTGTCGTGTCGACAGCTCTGCTATATGGATACTTAAAAACCAAGGGCTGGACAGGGGATCTTTTAAAAGGGAAAAAGAAAGGTTCCTTTTTTCATTGAAAAAGGTTTGATCGTTGTCCTATCGGGAATAACACTATCAAGGTTAGAAACTAGCTAACCTCATCATCACGATAAATAGAAGGAGGGTGGTTGAAGTATGTGGTTGCATGTTCGGTAAGACCAGCAGGAATGAAAAACAGCAATCTGAAAAAATAAAAGGAGGAAACCATCATGGGTAAAAATTATGTAGATGAAAAAGAAATAGAATCATTGAGACGTAAGGATGAAAATGAATTTACGGACAGTTTTGAAAAAGAACCTACGGGTTATACCGATGGTCAAGATCCTCAGGTGAAGCAGGAGCTCCCTGGCGATGAAATTGTGGAAGATATAAGAGAGCTTTCACGTCAGCAGGGGCAAAGAGATGGCGATCCAACCTTTTTAAGCGGTGAAAATGTCCAGCAAGAGAATAATAGGCAGAGATATGGTGATTCGATATCCAAGAATGCTGATAATGAATTTCAACAAAGGGATGGAGATTCGGACTCCGAATCGCAGAATAAAAGTAACAATCAAAATCGTTACTAATCCTTAATCGGCCATACACTACCTTTACTATATATAAGAGGCTTGCACAAATGGTGCAGGCCTTTTTCTTGTATCCGATACACAACTATTTTCATAGGGATTTGTGTCTATTCGTAAGTTTTCCTAATTCTGGTATAATGCTAGAAAAATATTTTTTTAAAAATAGGTTTAGTTTTTTTTATAAAGGGTATGTAAACAGTAAATATTTTTAGAGGTGATAACATGAAAGTAAATATAGAAAAGCACGAGGATGATAAGGAAATATACGTGAGTGTTAGTGGAGAAATTGATGCGTATACGGCGCCGAAGCTCAGGGAAGAGTTACTGCCTCTTACGGAGGGCAAGAATAATGTGATTACCGTGAATCTAAAGGATGTCTCCTACTTAGACAGTACCGGACTTGGCGTGTTCGTAGGGATGTTTAAGCAGTTAAACAAAAATGATGGGGAACTAAAGCTGGTGGAGTTATCCGACCGGCTGAAGCGTCTGTTTAACATTACTGGTTTAAGTCATATTATGAGTATTTCTGACAATGCAGAGGATGTGGGACGATGAAACAAGTGATGGATTATGTTGAAATGAAGATTCCAGCCAAACCAGAATATGTAGGTGTGATTCGATTAACGATTTCAGGGATAGCGAGCCGCATGGGTTATACATATGAGGAGATTGAGGATATTAAAATTGCTGTAAGTGAAGCTTGCACCAACGCGGTACAGCATGCCTATCCGGAAAACGTGGCCGGAGAGGTGATTATCGGCTTCGGTATTTACGAGGATAAGTTAGAAACTATGGTAGCTGACAGCGGTCAAAGCTTTAATTTTTTACAAACAAAAGAAGAACTAGGCCCTTATACAGAGTCAAGTACAGTCGACCAATTGACAGAGGGAGGGTTAGGTCTGTATCTGATCGAAACGCTCATGGATGAAGTCCGTGTTCTGAATCGTTCCGGAGTAACGGTCTTCATGGTGAAGTACCTAGGCGAGGAGCGTGAAAATCATGACAAAGCCACCTCAGACCGTGAAACGAACTAAGGAAGATATATATGCGTTGATTCAGGATTTTCAGGAGAACGAGAGCGAGCTCGCCCAAATACAGTTAGTAGAGCAGTACACCAATCTGATTGGAAGCATTGCCAGAAAATATTCAAAAGGTCGGAATTTGCATGAAGATATCGTGCAGGTAGGGATGATTGGATTATTATCGAGCATTAGAAGGTTCGATCCTAGTACAGGGAACCCATTTGAGGCGTATTTAATTCCGATGGTAATTGGTGAAATTAAACGATTTTTAAGGGACAAGACGTGGGATGTTCATGTACCGCGGCGAATAAAAGAGACGTGGCCAAAATTAAATGGAGCAGTGGACGAGCTGACCAATCGCTATCAACGCTCACCAAAGATTTATGAGATTGCTGAGTATTTAGGGATTTCTGAAGAGGAAGTACTCGAAACAATGGAATTAGGAAAAGGGTATCAAACCGCCTCTGTGGACCAAACAATTGAGACCGGTTCTGACGGCAGCGGGGTTACAGCGTTAGATGTGATCGGATCAGAAGACAAAGGTTTTGAAAGAGTCGACCAGCAGCTGCTCGTGGAGAGCGCCCTTCATGTGTTGGACGATAGGGAGAAGCAAATTATTCAGTGGACGTTTATCGATAACAAGAGTCAGCGCGAGGTGGGGGAATTCCTAGGGATTTCGCAAATGCATGTATCTCGTCTGCAAAAAAAGGCGATCGAAAAATTGCGGAAGGTTCTTGCTAGCAACCCCCAAAAAGACGATTCGACCTAATAGAATACCTGACCCTTAACGGTTTGATATCGGGTGTCAGGTATCATCTTGTACGAAAGGGGGCGAAGCCAAATGCCAATGAAGATTGTCATAGTAGATGATAATAAAACAAATCTAATGATTGTCGAGAAAATCCTAAGGAAAGCTGGCTATAATAGGTTGCTAAAGCTGACATCTGCAGCAGAGTTATATCAGTATTTACAGCTTGATTCACCTAATCCCGGCGAAGTGCCGGTAGACTTAATTTTAATGGATATGATGATGCCGGAAATTGATGGAATTGAAGCCTGCCGGACAGTTTTGGCCAATGAACGGTATTCCGACCTGCCGATTATTTTTGTTACGGCGATGGGAGATTCCAATAAAATGGCCGAGGCAATGGACGCGGGAGCCCTCGATTATGTGATGAAACCGATTAATAAAGTCGAACTCCTCGCCCGGATACGTTCCGTTCTAAGATTAAAGCAAGAAAAAGACTTGCGGAAGGAACGGGACAGACGAATTGAATATGAACTCGATTTGGCTCGGCAGGTGCAAAGAAGTATGCTCAGCGGTCCGCTTCAGGAAAAAGATATCACGATTTCCTCTGTGTACAGGCCGACCTTTGAGCTTGCAGGCGACTTCTATGCTTGGTATCAGATTAGCCCGAATCAATATGGAGTCATTCTTCTTGATATGATGGGTCATGGGATTTCATCCTCCCTTGTAGGGATGTACATCTATTCCGCGTTAAAAGATACGATTACTGGAATCGCTGACCCGGAAAAGGTCATGAAGGAACTGAACAGGAGAATGAATCAGCTCCATACCCCTGATAGTTTGATGAACTACTATTTCACAGCGATTTACTTTGTCCTCGATACGAAAAAACAAACCATTGAGTACGTTAATGCGGGTCATCCTGAAGGGATTGCCATTGTGGATCAAGAGGTGAAACTTTTAACAGAAGGGTCATGTGCGATCGGTTTTTTTGAGGAGATTCAAGTTACCAAGGGGGTCATTCCTTATACGGAAGCGGCACGTATTCTACTGTTTACGGATGGGTTATCGGAATGGATGGAGGACAAATATGAAAATGCGACGGATATGTTGATTGGTGCTTTGGAAGCAGAGGATATGCAGGATCCTGCGGCGTTACTTCATCAACTGCAGCCAGGCTGGGAGCTCATAAACCCTCCAAAAGACGATATGTGTCTCGTCTTAATTTCTACAAATGCCCCATCATAAAAGGGTGTCAGCTGATTGGCTGACACCCCCGTTATGTTTTATTCGTTGCCCAGGTAAGCTTCAAACATCCATCTATGCTTTTCTAATGAAGTACGAATGTGTACTAGTAAATCTTCTGTAGGCTGGTCCTCATTTTCTTCGGCCAGGGCGATACCTTCTGTCAACTCAGTACAAATCATTTCAAAATCATCAGCCAATGATTGGACCATCTGCTTGGCGTCTTCATCACCTGTTGCTTCTTTTAGTGTGGTAAGTTCCAGGATCTCCGTAAGAGTTGCGACCGGCAATGCTCCTTGTGCGAGCATTCTTTCGGCAATTGTATCCAGATGCAATGCCGCTTCCTTGTAAAGTTCCTCAAATTTAAGGTGCAGGGTGAAGAAGTTCTCGCCCTTCACGTACCAGTGGAAATGGTGCAGCTTCATATGAAGAACGGAAAAGTTCGCCACCTGCCTGTTGAGCGAATCTGTTAACGTTGTGTTTTTCGATTTTGTTTTAGTAGATGTTGCCATTGATTATTCCTCCTCTATATATGTGGTGTACTTATTACATACCCAGGTTTACTAGTTTTGAAACTATTTTCCTTGAAGGATAAGTAGATTTGCTGTTTACAGGATTGATGAGGGACAAATCGTGCCAAGCAGATTGGA
This genomic stretch from Neobacillus niacini harbors:
- a CDS encoding TraR/DksA C4-type zinc finger protein — its product is MLSKEELSYFKKKLLQLKEETIQMVETNEPLSFEDYGELTSYDNHFADTATQLEERERQRVLHETANNLLEEVNEALERIKTGSFGVCVDTGEPIPYERLKALPYAKRTVEAQKEQEKERMVSPPEDPSFLTPEEDVRGDKRIQTVDELISVHGNSSS
- a CDS encoding magnesium transporter CorA family protein, which encodes MEKNINFDQWKWVQLTKNELNAVWDKETLLSSWLMSVRKNNNNCVKVHGMIDGERVVNGSLIYRQNVDEEEDHRIFHFYLTCNTLFTVDLEFTSFKELSPEVMLRQLNKAENAVDGFLFLLGELVNDLLGEIDQFEESLYKLMWGVKKRNEMRILEHVFHQRHELLVCKNLLIPIQELKMAIDETNFPAVNNGEIFIRTCKRIDRANVLLREYEEELDSIIHLEEVISSHRGNEIMKTLTVLTIIFTPIMALGALWGMNFKHMPELGWRYGYLVAIISIVVSTALLYGYLKTKGWTGDLLKGKKKGSFFH
- a CDS encoding anti-sigma factor antagonist is translated as MKVNIEKHEDDKEIYVSVSGEIDAYTAPKLREELLPLTEGKNNVITVNLKDVSYLDSTGLGVFVGMFKQLNKNDGELKLVELSDRLKRLFNITGLSHIMSISDNAEDVGR
- the rsbW gene encoding anti-sigma B factor RsbW; this translates as MKQVMDYVEMKIPAKPEYVGVIRLTISGIASRMGYTYEEIEDIKIAVSEACTNAVQHAYPENVAGEVIIGFGIYEDKLETMVADSGQSFNFLQTKEELGPYTESSTVDQLTEGGLGLYLIETLMDEVRVLNRSGVTVFMVKYLGEERENHDKATSDRETN
- the sigB gene encoding RNA polymerase sigma factor SigB, producing MTKPPQTVKRTKEDIYALIQDFQENESELAQIQLVEQYTNLIGSIARKYSKGRNLHEDIVQVGMIGLLSSIRRFDPSTGNPFEAYLIPMVIGEIKRFLRDKTWDVHVPRRIKETWPKLNGAVDELTNRYQRSPKIYEIAEYLGISEEEVLETMELGKGYQTASVDQTIETGSDGSGVTALDVIGSEDKGFERVDQQLLVESALHVLDDREKQIIQWTFIDNKSQREVGEFLGISQMHVSRLQKKAIEKLRKVLASNPQKDDST
- a CDS encoding PP2C family protein-serine/threonine phosphatase; amino-acid sequence: MKIVIVDDNKTNLMIVEKILRKAGYNRLLKLTSAAELYQYLQLDSPNPGEVPVDLILMDMMMPEIDGIEACRTVLANERYSDLPIIFVTAMGDSNKMAEAMDAGALDYVMKPINKVELLARIRSVLRLKQEKDLRKERDRRIEYELDLARQVQRSMLSGPLQEKDITISSVYRPTFELAGDFYAWYQISPNQYGVILLDMMGHGISSSLVGMYIYSALKDTITGIADPEKVMKELNRRMNQLHTPDSLMNYYFTAIYFVLDTKKQTIEYVNAGHPEGIAIVDQEVKLLTEGSCAIGFFEEIQVTKGVIPYTEAARILLFTDGLSEWMEDKYENATDMLIGALEAEDMQDPAALLHQLQPGWELINPPKDDMCLVLISTNAPS
- a CDS encoding Dps family protein — translated: MATSTKTKSKNTTLTDSLNRQVANFSVLHMKLHHFHWYVKGENFFTLHLKFEELYKEAALHLDTIAERMLAQGALPVATLTEILELTTLKEATGDEDAKQMVQSLADDFEMICTELTEGIALAEENEDQPTEDLLVHIRTSLEKHRWMFEAYLGNE